The Sphingomonas crocodyli nucleotide sequence CCGCGCGCGATCGACAAAGTCCCATCCTCACGCACGATCCGGTGCCAGCCCATCAGCCGGGCAAGGATCGGAAAGCCGAGATACGGAAACCAGTGGCGGCGGATATCGTTGACGAACCAGCCGCGCCGCGCGGCGCGCTCCATCGTCTGCAGAAAATCGATCCGTTCGGCATCGTCCATATGATGCGTAACGAGGCTGCTGACGATCAGGTCCACGTCGCCCAGATGATCGCGATAATCGCCGGTGATGTAGCGGATCGGCATGTCGGCGGGCGTCGCGGCGCGAGCCACGTCTTCGCTGCGGGGATTGAGATCGACGCCGATCAGATCCGCCTCGATCCCCCGCTTCGCCGCCCAGCGCGCGATGGCGCGGAGCATGTCGCCATCGCCGAAGCCGACGTCGAGCAGGGTGAAGCGCCGCCGATCGGCCACCGCGCGATCGAGAAAGGTGAGCGTCGGCCGCGTGGCCATCGTCCACCAGTTGACCTTGGCGAGATCGGTCAGGACACGGGCATATTCGGCCGGATCGATATCGGCCGCATCCATCTGCTCATCCTGCGTCGCGCGCTTCATAGCAGCCGGAAGTCGAAGCCCTCGGCGGCGAGACCGGGGCCGAAGGCGAGCGCGACGCCGCCGCCTTTGCCCGTCCCGCCCAGCATCGCGGCCAGCACGAACATCAGGGTCGACGAGGACATATTGCCGAACCGCGCCAGCACGTCGCGCGATGCCGCGAGCGCCCCTTGCGGGAGGTGCAGCGCGGACTGGACCGCATCGAGGATCGATCGCCCGCCGGCATGGACGGCCCAATGCGCGACGTCCTCGGCTGTGCGATCGCCGAGCAGGCGCTGCCGGAACGCGGGTTCTTCAAGCGCGGCGCCGATCCGCCCCGGCACCTCGCCGGATAATTCCATCGCAAAGCCGGTGTCGCCGATCGTCCAGGTGATCAGCGGCGCGCTGTCGGGCAGGGTCGCAGCGAAGAAGCGATCGAGCGCGATGCCGCCCTCTTCCGCCGTGACCAAGGCGGCCGCCGCGCCATCGGCGAACTGGAGCATCGCAAGCAGCCGGGGCACATCGCCCGTATCTTGAAGATGAAGCGAACAGAGTTCGACCGTGACGACCAGGATGCGCGCCGCCGGATCGGAGCGCGCGATATGGTGCGCGACCCGCAAAGCTGCGACCGCCGCATAGCAGCCCATGAAGCCGACGAGCGTGCGCTCGACCGATCCGTCGAGGCCCAATTCGGCGGCGATGATCTGATCGATCCCCGGCGCCACGAAGCCGGTGCAGCTGGCGACGACGAGATGCGTCACCCCGTCGATCGATGCGCGCTCCCGCAGATCGCGGATCGCCGCGAGCGCGAGGCGCGGCGCATGATCGGCATAGGCGGCCATCCGCACCGATGTCGGCTCGCTCGCCGCATCTTTGGGGGCGAGCGGCAGCACCGACCAGCGGTGCTCGATCCCCGACCTCGTCGCCATCCGCGCGAATAGCGCGCGCTCGCGGCCGTCGTCGATCCGCGCAGTCGCCCAATCGATGAAGGCGCTGTGCACGTCCCGGTCGGGAATGGCAGTGCCGATCGCGTGGATATGGGCGGTCAATTCCATGCCTTTCCCACGTCCGTCATCCCGGCGGAGGCCGGGATCTCAGGAGGCTCTTGCGACCAACTCTTCCCACCTCTCCCGAGATCCCGGCCTCCGCCGGGATGACGGTTAAGCGTCGATCACCTCATCATCCACCATCGCCGCATTCGCCTGAATGAAAGCGAAGCGATGCTCGGGATTCTTGCCCATCAGCCGGTCGACCAGATCGCGGGTGCCCGCGCGCTCCTCATATTCCTGCGGCAGGACGACGCGCAGCAGGGTGCGCGTCTTGGGGTCCATCGTGGTTTCGCGCAACTGCATCGGGTTCATTTCGCCCAAGCCTTTGAAACGCGCGACTTCGACCTTCTTGCCCTTGAACTCCTTCGCCTCGATCTCGGCGCGGTGGGCGTCGTCCATCGCGTAGAGGCTCTTGCTGCCCGCGGTCAGGCGGTAGAGCGGCGGCTGCGCCAGATAGAGGTGCCCGCGCCGGACCAGTTCGGGCATCTCCTGGAAGAAGAAGGTCATCAGCAGGGTCGCGATATGCGCGCCGTCGACGTCGGCGTCGGTCATGATGACGATGCGTTCGTAGCGCAGCAGATCGGGGTTGCACTTGTCGCGCAGGCCACAGCCCAGCGCCTGCCCCAGATCCTGAATCTCCTGATTCGCGCCGATCTTCGCGGCGTTCGCCGACGCGACGTTCAGGATCTTGCCGCGGATCGGCAGCACCGCCTGCGTCTTGCGATCGCGCGCCTGCTTGGCCGAGCCGCCCGCCGAATCGCCTTCGACGATGAAGATTTCGGTGCCCGACGGGTCGTCGTTCGCGCAGTCGGTGAGCTTGCCCGGAAGGCGCAGCTTGCGTCCCGACGTCGCCGTCTTGCGCTTCACATCGCGTTCGGCCTTGCGGCGGAGGCGATCGTCCATCTTGTCGAGGACGAAGCCGAGCAGCGCCTTTCCGCGCTCCATATTGTCGGCAAGGAAATGATCGAAATGGTCGCGGATCGCGGTTTCGACGAGGCGCGCGGCGTCGGGCGAGGTCAGCCGGTCCTTGGTCTGGCTCTGAAACTGCGGATCGCGGATGAACACCGACAGCATCTGTTCGGAGCCGACCATGATGTCGTCGGCGGTGATATCCTTGCCGCGCTTCTGCCCCACCAGATCGGCGAACGCGCGGATACCCTTGGTCAGCGCGGCGCGCAGCCCCGCCTCATGCGTGCCGCCATCGGGGGTCGGGATGGTGTTGCAGTAATAGGAATAGCTGCCGTCCGAATAGAGCGGCCATGCGACCGCCCATTCGACCGAACCCTGATTATCGCCCGGAAACGCCTGTTTGCCGGTGAAGAACTGGCTGGTCGCGCATTCGCGCGCGCCGACCTGTTCGGCCAGATGATCGGCGAGGCCGCCGGGGAACTGGAACACCGCCTCGGTCGGCACCTCATCCCCCGCGACGGCGGGGTCGCAGCGCCAGCGTATCTCGACGCCCGCATAGAGATAGGCCTTCGACCGCGCGAGCCGCATGAGGCGCGCGGGGCGGAAGCGGGCGCTGTCGCCGAAGATTTCGGGATCGGGGGTGAAGGAAACGGCGGTCCCGCGCCGATTGGGCGCCGCGCCCACCGAGACGAGGCCCGACGTCGGATGCCCGCGCGAGAAGGACTGGCGGAACAGCTCCTTGTTGCGCGCAACCTCGACCACCGTGTCGGTCGACAAGGCGTTGACCACCGACACGCCGACGCCGTGCAGGCCGCCCGACGTGGCATAAGCCTTAGCGCTGAACTTGCCGCCCGAATGGAGCATCGTCATGATGACTTCGAGCGCGGATTTGCCCGGATATTTGGGATGCGGATCGACCGGCATGCCGCGGCCATTGTCGGTGATGGTCAGCCGGTTGCCGGTGCCCAGCGCGACTTCGATCCGGTTCGCATGGCCCGCAACCGCCTCGTCCATCGCATTGTCGAGGATTTCGGCGGCGAGGTGATGATAAGCGCGCTCGTCCGTCCCGCCGATATACATGCCCGGACGGCGGCGGACAGGCTCCAGCCCCTCCAGCACCTCGATCGACGAGGCGTCATAATTGCCGGAGCTGGTGGACGGGGCGGAGGCGAAGAGATCGTCGTTCGACATGTGGGGGCGACTATATGTCGTGCGACGAAAGGAAGGAAGGGGCCGATGTAACGGTGAAAGCCACTCGGTTTGTGGGTTTTGTGGCTTTCGAAATTGACATGGTGTCGGCCCGGCCCTTGCTCATCGACTGATGTCGATAGAACAAAATGGGAACATTATCAAGATATCGTCAGCGCCGCATGCCGCCGATGCGCAGCGATGCACGAAAGGACGCTGGCCACCACCAGCCCGAACGCCGCGCATTCGAGCGGGTGCGGCAGGCGCGCTTCCCAGACGAAGCCGTAGATCAGCGCGAACAGGGTTTCGAACAGGATCATCTGCCCCACCATCGTCAGCGGCAGCAGGCGGCTCATCCGGTTCCACAGCGCATTGCCGATGATCGACGCGAAGATCGCGACACCGATCGAAACCGTGCCGAAGCGCAGCCACTGTTCGGGCGCATAGCTCGTCGGATCGATCGTGAGGCTCAACGGGATCAGCAGCACCGCCTGCGCGCCGGTGACGATGCCGAGCAGCAGGTTCCAGTCATGCGCCGAGACATGATCGAGCCGCGCCAGCGCCCGCGCATTGCCCACCGCGAACGCCGTCCACGATGCCAGCGCACCGATCGCGCAGAGCAGGCCGATGAGCGAGGACTTGCCCTCCCCCGCCAGCGCCTGCCAGCCGATACACACCGCACCCGCCGTGCACAGCAACAGCGACGGCGCGAGCATGCGCAGCGGCACAGCGCCATGATCACGACTGCCGATGATCGTGACCGCGACGGGTAGGAAGCCGATGACTAGCGAGGTCATCGCGATCCCGCCGGTCTGCACCGCGCCCGACAGCAGGATATAATAGAGCGTGTTCCCGCCCAGCGCGAGCCATCCGAGTGCGCGCCAGTCGCGCGCGCCGATGTGCCCGGCGAGCGCCTTCCAGCGCGGCACGATCAGGCCCAGCGCGATCAGGCCATAAGCAAGGTAGCGCCCGATCGCGAGCTGCAGCGGGGTGAAATCGCGCACCAGTTCGGGCGCGAGGAAGACGAGGCCCCATAGCGCCCCCGCCCCCATCCCGCACGCTACGCCCGCATATCGCCGTCCATCGTCCATGATGGGAGTGATATCATCATGGAGGCGAGCGGTGTGCTCTTGATCGGGGCGCCAAATGCAACAAAAACCCACATATGCCCCGCAAAACCCCGCTCGACAGCTTCGACCGCGCGATCCTGCGCATCGTCCAGCGCGACGCCAAGACGCCGCAGCGCCAGATCGCCGAGGCGGTCAACCTGTCCGCCGCCGCCGTCCAGCGTCGGATCGCCGCGATGGAGGCGGCCGGGATCATCGAGCGCAACGTGGCGATCGTCGATGCCCGCGCGGTCGCGATGGGCATCACCGCCATCGTCGAGGTGACGTTGATCAACGAACGCACTCACACGGTCGATCACGCCAAGGCGCTGTTCGAGGCCGCGCCCGAAGTCCAGCAATGCTATTATGTGACCGGCGGAATCAGCTTCGTTCTGGTGATCGTCTCCGCCGACATGGCGACCTACGAAGCGACCACCCGCCGCCTCTTCTCCACCAACGAAAGCGTCGCCAGCTTCCGCAGCCTGATCGCACTCGACCGGGTCAAAACGGGCGCGGAGATCGAGATTCCCTTCCTCCCCACTCCCTGAAAAGTAGGGGAAAAGTTAGCCGCAGCTGACGTCCTTCACCACGCCCGCATCGTCGGTCTTCAGGTTCAGCCGGTCGGGGCGGAAGTCCATCGTCACCATCGTGTCGGGCTTGATCACGCGGACCGAGCGGGCGCCAGCGGCGGCGCGGGCTTCGTCGGCGATCTGGGCGCCCGGCTTGCCGATGAAGGCGCGGGCGGCGTCGAGGTTGCAGGCAGTGCCCTCCGCGGGGTCCGCGGGCGTGTCAGTCGGCGGGGCGAGCGCGGTGCCGCGTTCGCCGAACGGACCCTTGTCCTTATATTTGCCCGCATCGGCTTTCGGAGCCGCCGCGCAGGCCGACAGGGCGATCGCCGCCGTCAGCAGGATCGCCCTCTTCGACATGTTTAGCGAACCCGCGGGCCGCCGAAGGGCAGCGGCGGCGGCGGACGGCGGTCACGGCGCGGCAACTGCGCCTGATAGGCAACCGAGCAGTGATCGAGGCAGTACGGGAAGCCCGGATTGATCGGCTGGCCGCAGAAGTGGAAGTCGGGCTCGCCCGGATGGCCGAGCGGCCACTTGCAGATACGGTCGTTCAGATCGAGCAGGCTCGTCTTGTCCGCCATATCCGCCGAAGGCTTTGCGGGGACGAGGCGGCGCGGCGGCGCGGGCGTGATCGGCGCCGATTGTTCGCCGGGTGCCTGACGCTGGAAACCGCCGGGGCCGATCGAGCGGACCATCGGCTGCGGCGCGGGCGTGGGCGCCGGGGTCGCTGCGACAGGCGCGGGCGCCGGGGCCGGTGCGGGCGCAGGCTTGGGCGCGGCCACGACGGGCGCGGGTTTCTCGACGACCGGTTTCTCGGGTGGCGGCGCGGCGGGTGCAGCCGCCGCCGGGGCGGCCGCAGCAGCGGCATCGCCACCGCCCTTCACCGGGGACGGGCGCGCCTCGAGGCCAAGGCGGTGCGCCTTGCCGATCACGGCGTTGCGGCTGACGCCGCCCAGTTCCTCGGCGATCTGGCTCGCGGTCATGCCCTGACCCCAGAGCCGCTTCAGCTGATCGATCCGTTCGTCCGTCCAGGCCATCTTAGCAACTTGATCCTTAAGCCCCCGCCAGCACGGCTTGCGGGCGGGCCGGCGAGCCGATAGGCGATATGCCCATGACCGACCAGCCCCAAAACACCAGCTTCCCCCCGCCCGGCGTGTCGGTGCTCCCGATGGTGAACTGGGGGGGATTGCGCGCCCTATATGTGAAGGAGGTGCGCCGTTTCTTCAAGGTGCAGCTGCAAACGGTGTGGGCGCCGGCCATAACGACGCTGCTTTATCTGGTGATTTTCACGGTCGCGCTGGGCCGCGGCGGGCGCGAAGTGATGGGTCATCCCTTCGCCAGCTTCATCGCACCCGGCCTGATCGTGATGGGCATGATGCAGAATGCCTTCGCCAATGCCAGTTTCTCGCTGCTCGCCGGCAAGATGCAGGGGACGATCATCGATTATCTGATGCCGCCGCTGTCGACCGGCGAAGTCATCGCCGCGCTTGTCGGCGCATCGATCAGCCGCGCGATCCTCGTCGGCTTCGCGGTGTGGCTGGTGATGATCGCGTGGCCGGGGGTGAATGTGATCCCGGTGCATTTCTGGGCGGTCGCCTGGTTCGGCGTGATGGGCGCGGCGTTGCTCAGCTTCCTCGGCCTGCTCACCTCGATCTGGGCCGACAAGTTCGATCATGCGGCGGCCGTCACCAACTTCGTGGTGGCGCCACTCTCGCTCCTGTCGGGCACCTTCTATTCGGTCGATTCGCTCCACGCCGGCTTCCAGGCGGCGAGCCACGCCAACCCGTTCTTCTACGTCATCTCCGGCTTCCGCTACGGCTTCCTGGGTGACGCCGACTCGCCGATCCTGACCGGCGCGATCGTCCTGCTCGCGGTGAACATCGCGCTCGGATGGCTCAGCTATGTGCTGCTGGCCAAGGGCTGGAAGGTGAAGAGCTGACGCCCTGAACTCCTCCCCGGCACGGGGAGGTGGCATGCCGCAGGCATGACGGAGGGGGATAGTTACAAGCGCTGCGCCTGGCCTCTCGCCCCCTCCACCGCTTCGCGGTCCCCCTCCCCGTTCCGGGGAGGATAAAGAAGTCAGAAAATCAGCCCCAGCGACACGCGCATGTCCTGCAGCGACTGCTGGCTGTCGATCGGGCGGAAGTTCGAGAAGCGAGCGCCCAGGTTCACGCGCCCCATCGTCGCGGTGGTCGACAGGTTGACCTCGTCGCCATTCTTGAACGCGATGCCGTTGGCGGCAAAGCGGCGATAATTGGTCTGCGTCGCCGACAGATCGTTCAGGTCGTAGGTGCTGCCGATCAGCCAATAGGTCGGCGCGATCGTGGCGCCGTTGGTCAGCGCGCCGTCCTGCCGGTTATAGCCGATCGCATAATCGAGCCGCGTGCCGGTCGCGAGCTTGCGCGTACCCGTGAAGCGCGCGCCATAGACCTGGTTCATCAGGCGGAAGTCGCTGTGCGCGGCATGCCGCTGATCGACCTGATAGGCATAGGTGCTGAGCGTGCCGAGCCGGCTCTGCCAGTCGAGCTTGGCGAAGATATTCTGCCCGCCCACCGTTTCGGGGATCAGTGCATCGCCCTCACGCGCCCAGAGACTCCGGCTCGACCAGGCATAGGCCAGATCGGCGTGCAGCCCCGGCAGAGCTGCAAACGTCACGCGCGCGGCATCGAAGGTCTGCTCGCCATCGCGATCGCCAGCATAATTGGCGGCGAGCCCGATCTGCTGGCGCCCGACCGCGAAGGTCGTGCCCGGCACCCCGGTATAGCGCAGCGCGAACTGGTTGAGCTGGAGCGAATCGGGGCGGCTGGCGGTCGACGCGGTCGTCTCGCTGGTTTCCTCGCCCGTCGGATCGATCGTCCGGCGCACCACGACCGCCGCGTCGCTCTGCGCGGTCAGCGACCAGCTACCGTCGTCGATCGTCACACCGGGCCGCGCTCGCATCACGAAGGCGTCGTTGGTGCCCAGCAACCTGTCACCCACCGTCTGTTCGTAGCGGAACTGCGTACCGAAGGTCGGCGACAGCTCGATCCCCTGCGCAAGCGCGGGAACGGCGGTGGAGGCCAACAGGGCAAAGCACAGGAAACGCATAAGCGACCCAGTCGTAAACCAGCGATTCTCTCGGAATTGAGGGCTTTTTACCAAAACCAGCGCGCCCGCGCACCCGCTTTGCGACGGATCGTTGACGCGCTGCGCCATGCCCCTCTATATGCGCGCTCCAATCGGCGGCCTGGATGGCCGCCTTTTGCGTTTTCGGAGCATTTCCACGTCGATTTCTTGAAGGAAGGGAGTTCTTGCCATGACCATCACTCCGCTCATGCCGGTTTATCCGCGGTGCGGCGTGCGTCCGGTCCGAGGCGAGGGCTGCTACCTGATCGGCGAGCGCGGTGAGCGTTATCTCGATTTCGCGAGCGGCATCGCGGTCAACATGCTGGGCCACGGCCATCCCGCGCTGGTGAAGGCGATCGCGGATCAGGCGGCGACGCTGATGCACGTGTCGAACCTCTACGGATCGCCGCAGGGTGAGGCGTTCGCGCAGAAGCTGGTCGACAAGACCTTCGCCGACACGGTGTTCTTCACCAATTCGGGCGCCGAGGCGGTCGAGTGCGCGATCAAGACCGCGCGTCGTTACCATTATGCCAACGGCAATCCGCAGCGGACCAAGATCATCACTTTCGCCAACGCCTTCCACGGGCGAACGCTGGGCACGATCTCCGCCACCAACCAGCCCAAGATGCGCGACGGTTTCGAGCCGCTCCTGCAGGGGTTCGAAGTGGTGCCGTTCAACGACCTCGCCGCCGCCACGGCCGCGGTCGATGACAATACTGCGGGCTTCATGGTGGAGCCGGTGCAGGGCGAAGGCGGCATGACCCCGTCGAGCCAGGAGTTCCTTCGGGGTCTGCGCAAGATCTGCGACGAGCAGGGGCTGTTGCTGATCCTCGACGAGGTTCAGTGCGGTTATTGCCGCACCGGCACCTTCTTCGCGCATGAGCAGTACGGCATCACGCCGGACATCATGGCGGTGGCCAAGGGCATTGGCGGCGGCTTCCCGCTGGGCGCGTGCCTGGCGACCGAGGAAGCGGCCAAAGGCATGGTGATCGGCACCCACGGTTCCACCTATGGCGGCAATCCGCTGGCGATGGCGGCGGCCGAGGCGGTGTTCGAAGTCGCGGTGAACGACGCCTTCCTGGCGAACGTCCGCGCGATGGGCGATCGGCTCCGTCAGGCGATCGAGCAGATGATCCCGAACCATGACGACGTGTTCGACAGCGTGCGCGGCATGGGCCTGATGATCGGCATCAAGCTGAAGGACGCGGTCGAGGCGCGGGCGATGGTCGCGCATCTGCGCGACAATCACGGGCTGCTGAGCGTGGCGGCGGGCGAGAATGTCGTCCGCATCCTGCCCCCGCTGGTGATCAACGAGAGCCACATCGCCGAATGCGTCGAAAAGCTGTCGGCGGGCGCGCGGACGATTGGCGGTGCATCGTGACGATCCGGCATTTCACCGACCTCGCAGATGCGGGCACCGACGGGCTGAAGGCGATGCTGGCAGCGGCGAAGGCGCGCAAGGAAGCGCGCGCCGGAAGCCCCAAGGGCACCGCCGACAAGGACGCACCGCTGGCCGGCTTCACGCTGGCGATGATCTTCGAGAAGAACTCGACGCGGACGCGCGTGTCGTTCGACATGGCGATGCGCCAGTTGGGCGGCACGACGATCGTGATGGACGCGGGCAGCATGCAGCTGGGCCGTGGCGAGACCGTCGCGGACACCGCGCGCGTGCTCAGCCGCTATGTCGACGCGATCATGATCCGCACCGACGATCATCAGAAGCTGATCGATCTGGCGAAGCATGCGACCGTGCCGGTGATCAATGGCCTGACCGACGCATCGCATCCGTGCCAGATCATGGCCGACCTGCTGACCATCCTTGAGCATAAGGGCACGGTCGAAGGGCTGCGCTGGGCGTGGCTGGGCGACGGCAACAACGTCCTCCATTCGATCGTCGAGGCGGGGAGCCTGCTCGGCTTCACGGTCGCGGTGGGATGCCCCGAGGGTTACGATCCCGATCCGGCGGTGATCGACGCGGCCAAGGCGCGCGGCGGCGATGTCCGCATCACTCGCGACGCGGGCGACGCGGCGGCGGGGGCGGACGTGATCGTCACCGACACGTGGATCTCGATGGGGCAGACCGACGGCGCGGAAAAGCTCGCCGCCATGATGCCCTTCCAGGTCGACGAGGCGCTGATGGCGAAGGCCGCCAGCGACGCCGCTTTCCTCCACTGCCTGCCCGCGCATCGCGGCGAGGAAGTGACCGACGCGGTGATCGATGGCCCGCAATCGCTGATCTGGGACGAGGCGGAAAACCGCCTCCACGCCCAGAAGGCGGTGCTGCTGTGGTGCCTGGGTAAACTCTGACCAACTCTTCCTCCCCCGCCAGGGGGAGGTGGCGCCGAAGGCGACGGAGGGGGAGGATGCGATGAACCTCGATTTGGTCGCCGCCCTCTCCCTCCGTCAGCTGCGCTGACACCTCCCCCTGGCGGGGGAGGATAAGGCCGCTCTTGAAATCCTCTCCTCTCACCATGACCTTGCAGCCATGACCACCGCCTCGCTCG carries:
- a CDS encoding methyltransferase domain-containing protein, which produces MKRATQDEQMDAADIDPAEYARVLTDLAKVNWWTMATRPTLTFLDRAVADRRRFTLLDVGFGDGDMLRAIARWAAKRGIEADLIGVDLNPRSEDVARAATPADMPIRYITGDYRDHLGDVDLIVSSLVTHHMDDAERIDFLQTMERAARRGWFVNDIRRHWFPYLGFPILARLMGWHRIVREDGTLSIARGFVAREWRAMIDAAGLDPAAVSILPFFPFRLCVARLR
- a CDS encoding type III polyketide synthase yields the protein MELTAHIHAIGTAIPDRDVHSAFIDWATARIDDGRERALFARMATRSGIEHRWSVLPLAPKDAASEPTSVRMAAYADHAPRLALAAIRDLRERASIDGVTHLVVASCTGFVAPGIDQIIAAELGLDGSVERTLVGFMGCYAAVAALRVAHHIARSDPAARILVVTVELCSLHLQDTGDVPRLLAMLQFADGAAAALVTAEEGGIALDRFFAATLPDSAPLITWTIGDTGFAMELSGEVPGRIGAALEEPAFRQRLLGDRTAEDVAHWAVHAGGRSILDAVQSALHLPQGALAASRDVLARFGNMSSSTLMFVLAAMLGGTGKGGGVALAFGPGLAAEGFDFRLL
- the parE gene encoding DNA topoisomerase IV subunit B, which translates into the protein MSNDDLFASAPSTSSGNYDASSIEVLEGLEPVRRRPGMYIGGTDERAYHHLAAEILDNAMDEAVAGHANRIEVALGTGNRLTITDNGRGMPVDPHPKYPGKSALEVIMTMLHSGGKFSAKAYATSGGLHGVGVSVVNALSTDTVVEVARNKELFRQSFSRGHPTSGLVSVGAAPNRRGTAVSFTPDPEIFGDSARFRPARLMRLARSKAYLYAGVEIRWRCDPAVAGDEVPTEAVFQFPGGLADHLAEQVGARECATSQFFTGKQAFPGDNQGSVEWAVAWPLYSDGSYSYYCNTIPTPDGGTHEAGLRAALTKGIRAFADLVGQKRGKDITADDIMVGSEQMLSVFIRDPQFQSQTKDRLTSPDAARLVETAIRDHFDHFLADNMERGKALLGFVLDKMDDRLRRKAERDVKRKTATSGRKLRLPGKLTDCANDDPSGTEIFIVEGDSAGGSAKQARDRKTQAVLPIRGKILNVASANAAKIGANQEIQDLGQALGCGLRDKCNPDLLRYERIVIMTDADVDGAHIATLLMTFFFQEMPELVRRGHLYLAQPPLYRLTAGSKSLYAMDDAHRAEIEAKEFKGKKVEVARFKGLGEMNPMQLRETTMDPKTRTLLRVVLPQEYEERAGTRDLVDRLMGKNPEHRFAFIQANAAMVDDEVIDA
- a CDS encoding DMT family transporter, coding for MDDGRRYAGVACGMGAGALWGLVFLAPELVRDFTPLQLAIGRYLAYGLIALGLIVPRWKALAGHIGARDWRALGWLALGGNTLYYILLSGAVQTGGIAMTSLVIGFLPVAVTIIGSRDHGAVPLRMLAPSLLLCTAGAVCIGWQALAGEGKSSLIGLLCAIGALASWTAFAVGNARALARLDHVSAHDWNLLLGIVTGAQAVLLIPLSLTIDPTSYAPEQWLRFGTVSIGVAIFASIIGNALWNRMSRLLPLTMVGQMILFETLFALIYGFVWEARLPHPLECAAFGLVVASVLSCIAAHRRHAALTIS
- a CDS encoding Lrp/AsnC family transcriptional regulator produces the protein MPRKTPLDSFDRAILRIVQRDAKTPQRQIAEAVNLSAAAVQRRIAAMEAAGIIERNVAIVDARAVAMGITAIVEVTLINERTHTVDHAKALFEAAPEVQQCYYVTGGISFVLVIVSADMATYEATTRRLFSTNESVASFRSLIALDRVKTGAEIEIPFLPTP
- a CDS encoding I78 family peptidase inhibitor, encoding MSKRAILLTAAIALSACAAAPKADAGKYKDKGPFGERGTALAPPTDTPADPAEGTACNLDAARAFIGKPGAQIADEARAAAGARSVRVIKPDTMVTMDFRPDRLNLKTDDAGVVKDVSCG
- a CDS encoding GcrA family cell cycle regulator, translated to MAWTDERIDQLKRLWGQGMTASQIAEELGGVSRNAVIGKAHRLGLEARPSPVKGGGDAAAAAAPAAAAPAAPPPEKPVVEKPAPVVAAPKPAPAPAPAPAPVAATPAPTPAPQPMVRSIGPGGFQRQAPGEQSAPITPAPPRRLVPAKPSADMADKTSLLDLNDRICKWPLGHPGEPDFHFCGQPINPGFPYCLDHCSVAYQAQLPRRDRRPPPPLPFGGPRVR
- a CDS encoding ABC transporter permease, with protein sequence MTDQPQNTSFPPPGVSVLPMVNWGGLRALYVKEVRRFFKVQLQTVWAPAITTLLYLVIFTVALGRGGREVMGHPFASFIAPGLIVMGMMQNAFANASFSLLAGKMQGTIIDYLMPPLSTGEVIAALVGASISRAILVGFAVWLVMIAWPGVNVIPVHFWAVAWFGVMGAALLSFLGLLTSIWADKFDHAAAVTNFVVAPLSLLSGTFYSVDSLHAGFQAASHANPFFYVISGFRYGFLGDADSPILTGAIVLLAVNIALGWLSYVLLAKGWKVKS
- a CDS encoding aspartate aminotransferase family protein gives rise to the protein MTITPLMPVYPRCGVRPVRGEGCYLIGERGERYLDFASGIAVNMLGHGHPALVKAIADQAATLMHVSNLYGSPQGEAFAQKLVDKTFADTVFFTNSGAEAVECAIKTARRYHYANGNPQRTKIITFANAFHGRTLGTISATNQPKMRDGFEPLLQGFEVVPFNDLAAATAAVDDNTAGFMVEPVQGEGGMTPSSQEFLRGLRKICDEQGLLLILDEVQCGYCRTGTFFAHEQYGITPDIMAVAKGIGGGFPLGACLATEEAAKGMVIGTHGSTYGGNPLAMAAAEAVFEVAVNDAFLANVRAMGDRLRQAIEQMIPNHDDVFDSVRGMGLMIGIKLKDAVEARAMVAHLRDNHGLLSVAAGENVVRILPPLVINESHIAECVEKLSAGARTIGGAS
- the argF gene encoding ornithine carbamoyltransferase yields the protein MRRKAVGGRADDWRCIVTIRHFTDLADAGTDGLKAMLAAAKARKEARAGSPKGTADKDAPLAGFTLAMIFEKNSTRTRVSFDMAMRQLGGTTIVMDAGSMQLGRGETVADTARVLSRYVDAIMIRTDDHQKLIDLAKHATVPVINGLTDASHPCQIMADLLTILEHKGTVEGLRWAWLGDGNNVLHSIVEAGSLLGFTVAVGCPEGYDPDPAVIDAAKARGGDVRITRDAGDAAAGADVIVTDTWISMGQTDGAEKLAAMMPFQVDEALMAKAASDAAFLHCLPAHRGEEVTDAVIDGPQSLIWDEAENRLHAQKAVLLWCLGKL